One Thermococcus eurythermalis DNA segment encodes these proteins:
- a CDS encoding glycosyltransferase family 39 protein, with product MKEKNKLILLWFLLIFIPLFTLRLFQDEMLYLIISRKALQFEFSPRSSLVFILTSPFMAFESFDLKVFLPRIATSLITLLDLLLIYEIGKRHYGKRAGFLGSLMFLLSFVTLRYGARYTLEPWGAFFILLAIYYFHEKPLLSAFFTGLAFCARETWLTTYPFFLMYAWKRKKEDFPKILITSALPVALNLLFIASINFYGSPLGYNTRDTLSWGLSGILSHALRSWLEFLIGYPLIVIGFVYAVLKDSKNRNLLWVVLPSILTLNGVNGFLLNGPFERYTFGPLALMSISAGHGIIKLYEELRPKIKAINILTIKRWVAVFLIVQFLFFNAAVLKLSDIRAKGIQDYGYWYDREVFRILKENANPDEFFAGTPHPALLGFENWKWADRNIQRAIELNPDWIITFESWVNFRENPHEIGELEIYSAGPYLLIHAKENGAIGKYVVPSDLRLWKFRK from the coding sequence ATGAAAGAGAAGAATAAACTAATCTTGCTCTGGTTCCTCCTAATTTTCATTCCCCTCTTCACTTTGAGGCTCTTTCAGGACGAGATGTTATACTTAATCATCTCAAGAAAAGCCCTGCAGTTTGAGTTTTCCCCAAGGTCTTCGCTCGTTTTTATCCTGACGTCCCCGTTTATGGCGTTCGAAAGCTTTGACTTGAAGGTCTTTCTTCCGAGGATTGCAACTTCTTTGATAACACTCTTGGATCTGCTCCTAATCTACGAAATAGGCAAAAGGCATTACGGAAAAAGGGCCGGATTCTTGGGTTCACTAATGTTTCTGCTGTCATTCGTTACCCTACGGTATGGTGCGAGATACACTCTAGAACCCTGGGGGGCTTTCTTTATTCTTCTGGCCATTTATTATTTCCACGAAAAGCCCTTACTGTCGGCCTTCTTCACAGGTTTGGCGTTTTGTGCAAGGGAAACCTGGCTCACAACGTACCCCTTCTTCTTGATGTACGCATGGAAAAGAAAAAAAGAAGATTTCCCAAAAATCCTGATAACTTCAGCGCTCCCAGTAGCCTTGAACCTGCTGTTTATTGCGTCGATCAACTTCTACGGAAGCCCATTGGGGTACAACACGCGAGATACATTAAGCTGGGGGTTGAGTGGAATTTTAAGCCATGCACTGAGGAGCTGGCTTGAATTCTTAATAGGTTATCCTCTGATTGTCATTGGTTTCGTTTATGCCGTCCTAAAAGACTCAAAGAATAGAAATCTCCTGTGGGTTGTCCTTCCCTCGATACTAACCTTAAATGGCGTGAACGGATTCCTGCTCAACGGCCCGTTCGAGCGCTATACCTTCGGACCTTTAGCTTTGATGAGCATCTCCGCTGGCCATGGAATAATCAAGCTTTACGAAGAGTTAAGGCCTAAGATTAAAGCCATAAACATTTTAACGATTAAAAGATGGGTTGCCGTGTTTCTAATTGTCCAGTTTTTATTTTTCAACGCTGCCGTCCTAAAGCTCAGTGATATAAGGGCAAAGGGCATCCAAGACTACGGCTACTGGTACGACAGGGAAGTTTTCAGAATTCTAAAAGAAAACGCCAATCCAGATGAATTTTTTGCCGGAACTCCACACCCAGCCCTTTTAGGCTTCGAGAACTGGAAATGGGCCGACAGGAATATACAAAGAGCCATAGAACTAAACCCCGACTGGATCATAACTTTCGAGAGCTGGGTCAATTTTAGGGAAAACCCCCATGAAATAGGGGAACTGGAGATATATTCAGCGGGTCCGTACTTGTTGATTCATGCCAAGGAAAATGGTGCAATAGGAAAGTACGTCGTTCCGAGTGACCTGAGGCTCTGGAAGTTCAGGAAGTGA
- a CDS encoding glycosyltransferase family 2 protein codes for MGVEVSVILPTMNEEKAVAKIISQIKETLEQMGISYEIIVVDKSSDRTPEIARNLGAKVVRQKRKGYGDAYLEGFAVAKGKYIVMMDADGSYDPRDIPKFLEMLKNEDVDFVMGTRLKGEIKPGAMPWLHRYVGNPLLTKILNLFFKAGISDAHCGFRAIKREALEKLPLKCRGMEFASEMVIEAAKAGLRIAEVPITYYPRIGDSKLHSFRDGWRHLRLMLLYSPSYLFLLPGLFLVIIGFGLIAYAYNTDPLRMHTMILGSLLTIVGFQVINFGISGKVYAVKEGLDRPDRITKFFMRYSILEEGLILGGTLFVAGLTLGVRIFLKWREAGYGELFEVRSAIIVLTLIALSIQLIFFSFFISSLMLKEGFE; via the coding sequence ATGGGCGTTGAAGTTTCAGTGATTTTGCCAACCATGAACGAAGAAAAGGCAGTTGCTAAGATTATAAGCCAGATAAAAGAGACCCTCGAGCAGATGGGGATATCTTACGAGATCATAGTTGTGGACAAGAGCAGTGATAGGACTCCAGAAATCGCAAGAAACCTGGGTGCAAAGGTTGTTCGGCAGAAAAGAAAGGGCTACGGGGATGCATATTTAGAGGGCTTCGCGGTTGCAAAGGGGAAGTACATTGTAATGATGGATGCGGACGGGAGCTATGACCCAAGGGACATCCCAAAGTTTCTGGAGATGCTGAAAAATGAAGATGTTGATTTTGTCATGGGTACGCGGTTGAAAGGCGAGATCAAACCCGGGGCCATGCCCTGGTTGCACCGCTACGTGGGAAACCCTCTCCTGACGAAGATCCTGAATTTATTTTTCAAGGCAGGAATTTCCGACGCCCACTGTGGATTCAGGGCGATAAAACGGGAGGCCCTTGAGAAGCTTCCCCTAAAATGTAGGGGCATGGAGTTCGCGAGCGAAATGGTGATAGAGGCGGCAAAGGCCGGTTTAAGGATTGCGGAGGTGCCTATAACTTATTATCCAAGAATTGGGGACTCAAAGCTTCACTCGTTCAGGGACGGGTGGAGGCACCTGAGGCTGATGCTCCTCTATTCGCCCTCTTATCTATTTTTACTTCCGGGGCTGTTTTTGGTTATCATTGGTTTTGGTCTCATAGCTTACGCTTACAATACGGATCCGTTGAGAATGCACACTATGATCTTGGGAAGCCTTTTGACAATAGTGGGCTTTCAGGTGATAAATTTCGGAATATCTGGAAAGGTCTACGCCGTCAAAGAAGGGCTGGATAGGCCTGACAGAATAACTAAGTTTTTCATGAGGTATTCAATTTTGGAGGAAGGGCTCATACTCGGTGGGACACTGTTTGTTGCGGGCTTGACTTTGGGCGTAAGGATATTCCTGAAGTGGAGGGAGGCAGGATATGGTGAGCTGTTTGAGGTAAGGTCAGCCATAATTGTCCTGACTCTGATAGCGCTGAGCATCCAGCTTATATTCTTCTCCTTCTTTATAAGCTCTCTAATGTTGAAGGAGGGCTTTGAGTGA
- a CDS encoding TasA family protein, which yields MSAVNMKHLAIVSAILAMLALSGVARSYFTDTALSEGNTITTGELDVAISKDGKRFYNELKLFEVENLLPGENRTVTFYVKNRGTVDMGRLTLTLNVRNYEVKMSPAEKEVDSTPEEGELGKWLTLRAITVNGRKIKVNETLNSLSGKAITLPQMLKPDESAQVEMTFELPKEAGNECQTDGVKLTIRVDAGQ from the coding sequence ATGAGTGCAGTCAATATGAAACACCTGGCCATCGTGTCCGCAATCCTGGCCATGCTGGCGTTATCGGGCGTGGCCAGGTCTTACTTCACGGACACGGCGCTCTCCGAAGGCAACACCATAACCACCGGAGAGCTCGACGTTGCCATCAGCAAAGACGGAAAGCGCTTCTACAACGAGCTGAAGCTCTTTGAGGTAGAAAACCTGCTCCCTGGAGAAAACAGGACTGTAACGTTCTACGTCAAGAACAGGGGCACTGTTGATATGGGAAGGCTCACGCTGACCCTAAACGTCAGGAACTACGAAGTTAAGATGTCGCCGGCGGAGAAGGAGGTAGACTCAACACCCGAAGAGGGTGAACTCGGAAAGTGGCTGACACTGAGGGCAATCACAGTCAACGGAAGGAAAATTAAAGTCAACGAAACCCTCAACTCACTCAGCGGAAAGGCAATAACGCTCCCACAGATGCTCAAGCCAGATGAGAGCGCACAGGTCGAGATGACCTTCGAACTGCCTAAAGAAGCCGGCAACGAGTGCCAGACTGATGGAGTAAAGCTGACAATAAGAGTGGACGCCGGCCAGTGA
- a CDS encoding glycosyltransferase family 4 protein has product MKGGVEKRVYEIGRRLAKKHEVYWYGLDWRDLTEIKLHKVGRWLSLYSGGRRSIRGAVYFAVKLLSKFNGSYDIVDCQQFPYLSCFSIKFHSALKNIPLVVTWHEVWGEYWMEYLGSLGVFGAQIEKLTSKLTTNNISVSKLTQKRLRSLGVTSEFIPNGIDFEKISKVKKAEDEYDVVFVGRLIKEKNVELLLEALVEVKKNMPDISALIVGDGPEKYQLEKLAFDLGLSENVKFVGFLESHDEVISYMKSSKAFVLPSKREGFGIVALEANASGLPVVTVNYPMNAVEGLIIHGYTGFVSQPSPTSLAKYIEISLSRGKKLKRNCIKNAKRYDWSNIAELTEKFYERVLDGR; this is encoded by the coding sequence GTGAAAGGTGGAGTTGAAAAAAGAGTATACGAGATAGGAAGGAGACTTGCGAAAAAACATGAAGTTTATTGGTATGGCCTAGACTGGAGGGATTTAACAGAGATCAAGCTTCACAAGGTCGGACGATGGTTGTCTCTCTACTCTGGAGGCAGACGTTCCATTAGGGGGGCGGTATACTTTGCAGTGAAGCTACTTTCCAAATTTAATGGGAGTTATGATATCGTAGACTGCCAGCAATTTCCGTATCTCTCTTGCTTCTCAATTAAGTTTCACTCGGCCCTAAAAAACATCCCTCTGGTGGTCACGTGGCACGAAGTTTGGGGAGAATACTGGATGGAGTACCTGGGAAGTTTGGGAGTATTTGGGGCTCAAATAGAAAAATTAACGAGTAAACTGACGACAAACAATATTTCTGTCTCTAAACTAACTCAAAAGAGACTGAGGTCTTTGGGAGTGACGAGCGAGTTTATTCCGAACGGTATTGATTTTGAGAAAATAAGCAAGGTGAAAAAAGCAGAGGATGAGTACGATGTGGTCTTCGTGGGACGTCTGATTAAAGAGAAAAATGTTGAGTTGCTCTTAGAGGCACTAGTGGAAGTGAAGAAAAATATGCCAGACATTAGTGCTCTCATAGTAGGAGACGGGCCGGAAAAGTATCAGCTGGAAAAATTAGCCTTTGACTTAGGGCTGTCTGAAAATGTGAAATTTGTGGGATTCCTTGAGTCACATGATGAGGTAATCTCATACATGAAATCATCAAAAGCCTTCGTTCTCCCTTCAAAAAGAGAAGGCTTTGGTATAGTGGCTCTGGAAGCAAACGCTTCCGGCCTGCCTGTAGTGACAGTGAACTATCCAATGAACGCTGTCGAGGGTTTAATAATACACGGGTACACTGGCTTCGTATCGCAACCCTCTCCGACCTCCCTAGCAAAATATATTGAAATATCGCTCTCTCGTGGAAAAAAGCTTAAAAGAAACTGCATAAAAAACGCCAAACGGTATGACTGGAGCAACATAGCCGAATTAACAGAAAAATTTTATGAGAGGGTTCTAGATGGGCGTTGA
- a CDS encoding ferritin family protein, with protein MKARELIERLIWQENELYNLYKLGETFALFERPEMRDTFMLIAEEELRHRETLKGLLGEGTLENLIVDYTEELSIEPVLSDERAEPQSLEELVVEAVVRERHAYEMYMRLSKLLGEPFNDLFLHLAREELTHAYRLKLLYETL; from the coding sequence ATGAAGGCCAGGGAGCTCATCGAGAGGCTCATATGGCAGGAGAACGAGCTCTACAACCTCTACAAGCTCGGGGAGACCTTTGCCCTCTTCGAGAGGCCCGAGATGAGGGACACATTCATGCTCATAGCGGAGGAGGAGCTGAGGCACAGGGAGACCCTGAAGGGGCTCCTGGGCGAGGGAACACTCGAAAATCTGATAGTGGACTACACCGAGGAGCTCTCGATAGAGCCAGTCCTCAGCGACGAGAGGGCAGAACCCCAGAGCCTCGAAGAGCTAGTGGTTGAAGCGGTGGTGAGGGAGCGACACGCCTACGAGATGTACATGAGACTCTCAAAGCTCCTCGGAGAGCCCTTCAACGACCTCTTTCTCCACCTCGCGAGGGAAGAGCTTACCCACGCGTACAGGCTGAAGCTCCTGTACGAGACCCTCTAA
- a CDS encoding HAD-IIA family hydrolase — protein MIGIIFDMDGVVYRGNQRIEGAKEAIEYLKEKGIPFVFLTNNSTRTPKMYREKLLSMGIDVPEERIVTSGLATRLYMKEHMEPGKVFVIGGKGLHEEMENLGWGTVSLEECREGKWKEIRHVVVGLDPELTYEKLKYGTLAIRNGATFIGTNPDTTYPAEGGLYPGAGAIIASLKASTDREPLIIGKPNEPACEVVKTKLGNVDEIWMVGDRLDTDIAFAKRFGMKALMVLTGVSTLNDVEKSEVKPDLVLPSIKGLLDYLKAVVE, from the coding sequence ATGATTGGAATAATATTCGATATGGACGGTGTCGTTTACAGGGGTAACCAGCGCATCGAGGGGGCAAAGGAGGCAATCGAGTACCTCAAGGAGAAGGGAATCCCCTTTGTCTTCCTCACCAACAACTCCACCAGAACACCCAAAATGTATCGAGAAAAGCTCCTCTCCATGGGCATAGACGTCCCAGAGGAGAGAATAGTCACCTCCGGGCTGGCGACGAGGCTCTACATGAAGGAACACATGGAGCCCGGGAAGGTCTTTGTCATAGGCGGCAAGGGGCTCCACGAGGAGATGGAAAACCTCGGCTGGGGGACGGTGAGCCTTGAAGAGTGCAGGGAAGGAAAGTGGAAGGAAATCAGGCACGTAGTCGTCGGCCTCGACCCGGAGCTGACCTACGAGAAGCTCAAGTACGGGACGCTCGCCATCAGGAACGGGGCGACATTTATAGGGACGAACCCCGACACCACTTACCCGGCAGAGGGGGGCCTCTACCCCGGCGCCGGGGCAATAATAGCGTCGCTGAAGGCATCAACTGACAGGGAACCCCTCATAATCGGAAAGCCGAACGAGCCGGCCTGTGAGGTTGTAAAAACAAAGCTCGGCAACGTTGACGAAATCTGGATGGTCGGCGACAGGCTTGACACGGACATAGCATTTGCAAAGCGCTTCGGCATGAAGGCATTGATGGTTCTCACGGGCGTCAGCACCCTGAATGACGTCGAGAAGAGTGAAGTCAAGCCCGACCTCGTCCTGCCGAGCATAAAGGGGCTCCTCGACTACCTCAAAGCGGTGGTAGAATGA
- a CDS encoding ATP-binding protein — translation MKFYNRERELEALEKSFGLTDTRSSLVIITGRRRIGKTRLVKEFFSRKNIPYLDFFVSVKEERLLLEDFREEIEEKLGYSPKFESFEDFMNFLFRTQDRTAVFFDEFQNFLKINPSIVHDFQKFWDRYKEDKKFFIVLSGSYIGMMRKVFLLRRSPLYGRSDLYIDLKPLKPGTVFQMLDDMGVKDFEEKIKFYGVFGGVPKYYEYLELFKEENFFDFLEQMLRFSSILQSEGEALLIEEFGRAHKIYFSILEAIASGRNTLVEIANAISQKPTTITKYLKSLEDYFNLISREKPVLEKRAKKSRYIISDYFLNFWFTFIRKNQGLVETENYDALIKKIEANFSTYFGRIFERVVRDILVELNQRGVVEFEEIGPQWGKAKKGSYEIDLVGIKGDKALFVEVKWRDGVNAEAILNDLKEKVDLTKWKGKKEFLIIAKSFKKRANGAICWDLRDLERLLLRG, via the coding sequence ATGAAATTCTATAACAGAGAGAGGGAACTTGAAGCTCTGGAAAAAAGCTTTGGCCTTACTGATACCAGGTCTTCGCTGGTCATAATCACGGGCAGGCGCAGAATTGGGAAAACAAGACTTGTTAAGGAATTTTTCTCAAGGAAAAACATCCCGTACCTTGACTTCTTTGTCTCGGTTAAGGAGGAGCGCCTTCTGCTGGAGGATTTTCGGGAGGAGATTGAAGAAAAACTCGGCTATTCTCCCAAATTCGAAAGTTTTGAGGATTTCATGAACTTCCTGTTCCGGACACAGGATAGGACAGCCGTGTTTTTTGACGAATTTCAGAACTTCCTGAAGATAAACCCCTCCATAGTTCATGACTTCCAGAAATTCTGGGACAGGTATAAGGAGGACAAAAAGTTCTTCATAGTGCTTTCTGGCTCTTACATCGGGATGATGCGAAAAGTGTTCCTCCTCCGGAGGTCACCGCTGTACGGGAGGAGCGACCTTTACATAGACCTCAAACCATTAAAACCTGGCACGGTCTTTCAGATGCTCGACGACATGGGTGTGAAAGACTTTGAGGAAAAAATAAAGTTCTACGGTGTTTTTGGCGGCGTGCCGAAGTACTACGAATATCTTGAGCTCTTCAAAGAAGAGAATTTCTTTGATTTTCTGGAGCAGATGCTCAGGTTTTCATCAATCCTCCAGAGCGAGGGCGAGGCCCTTCTCATAGAGGAGTTCGGGAGGGCCCACAAAATATACTTCTCTATACTCGAGGCAATTGCAAGCGGCAGAAACACACTCGTGGAGATAGCGAACGCAATTTCACAGAAACCAACGACCATAACGAAATACCTGAAATCCCTTGAAGATTATTTCAACTTGATTTCGAGAGAAAAGCCTGTTCTAGAAAAGAGGGCCAAAAAGTCCCGCTATATTATTAGTGACTACTTCCTAAACTTCTGGTTCACGTTCATACGAAAAAACCAGGGTTTGGTTGAAACTGAAAACTATGATGCTCTAATAAAGAAGATAGAGGCCAATTTCTCGACATATTTCGGCAGGATATTCGAGAGAGTCGTCAGGGACATTCTGGTCGAACTGAACCAAAGAGGTGTTGTGGAGTTTGAGGAGATAGGGCCCCAATGGGGCAAGGCCAAGAAAGGCAGCTACGAGATTGACCTCGTCGGTATAAAAGGCGATAAGGCCTTGTTCGTTGAAGTGAAGTGGCGGGACGGCGTTAATGCCGAGGCCATCCTCAATGACCTGAAGGAAAAGGTAGATTTAACCAAATGGAAAGGCAAAAAAGAGTTTCTAATCATTGCGAAGAGCTTCAAAAAGAGGGCCAATGGCGCAATCTGCTGGGATTTAAGGGACCTTGAAAGGCTGCTTTTACGCGGGTAA
- a CDS encoding glycosyltransferase family 4 protein, giving the protein MRVLIVSPYFYPEGGGLERYAYEMVKELSKENEVVVVCSTKEADRHEKIGKIEVLRKKPDFILSNTPIRLFLPFELLKMMKRENFELLIAHTPVPFFADVASFVATLLKKPVVIVYHSGELKKGSWVDLLAGLYERTVEKITLKNARLVSVSRYVQRVLWKKGFYSKVKYPKVSEEFLLAKPDFKGEGNVILFVGQLGKFHRWKNLDLLLRALVLVKREIPNVRLIIIGDGDLRGYYEELSRELGLESNVRFLGFVSKKELIENYKKARLLVLPSSKSEAFGMVVLEALALGTPVITSKAGEFPVIVEEKKNGLLAELDEKDLAENILLLLNDEKTRRKMAIIGRKTVRRFTS; this is encoded by the coding sequence GTGAGGGTTCTGATAGTTTCTCCCTACTTTTACCCGGAAGGGGGTGGGCTGGAGAGGTACGCATACGAAATGGTCAAAGAGCTGAGTAAAGAGAATGAAGTGGTCGTCGTGTGTTCCACAAAGGAAGCAGATAGGCACGAGAAAATTGGAAAAATCGAGGTTTTGAGGAAAAAACCTGACTTTATTCTCTCGAACACTCCGATTAGGCTTTTTCTCCCCTTTGAGCTCCTGAAAATGATGAAAAGAGAGAATTTCGAGCTTTTAATTGCCCATACTCCAGTTCCTTTTTTTGCCGATGTGGCATCCTTTGTTGCCACGCTTTTGAAGAAGCCAGTGGTCATTGTTTATCACTCCGGAGAGCTCAAAAAGGGCTCATGGGTGGATCTTCTCGCAGGGCTTTATGAGAGGACTGTTGAAAAAATAACGCTGAAAAACGCCAGATTGGTTTCGGTTTCTAGGTACGTTCAAAGGGTTCTGTGGAAAAAGGGGTTTTATTCGAAGGTGAAATACCCGAAAGTTAGTGAAGAGTTCCTTCTCGCCAAGCCCGATTTCAAAGGGGAAGGGAACGTTATCCTCTTCGTGGGGCAACTGGGAAAGTTCCACAGGTGGAAGAACCTAGACTTACTGTTACGGGCATTAGTTCTAGTCAAAAGGGAGATTCCCAACGTTAGACTTATCATAATCGGAGATGGAGATTTGAGAGGATACTATGAAGAGCTGTCCAGGGAACTGGGCCTTGAGAGCAACGTTAGGTTCCTTGGCTTTGTGAGCAAAAAAGAGCTGATAGAGAACTACAAGAAGGCCAGGCTTCTGGTTCTGCCTTCGTCTAAAAGCGAGGCCTTTGGAATGGTAGTCCTGGAAGCGTTGGCTTTAGGGACGCCAGTTATAACGAGCAAAGCAGGGGAATTTCCAGTAATTGTCGAAGAAAAAAAGAATGGCCTCCTGGCCGAATTGGACGAAAAAGACCTTGCGGAGAATATTCTGCTCCTGCTGAACGACGAAAAGACAAGAAGGAAAATGGCGATAATCGGAAGGAAAACGGTTAGACGCTTCACTTCCTGA
- a CDS encoding DUF1616 domain-containing protein yields MDWRDYWDLITIIALSLILDFLIAFYPDSLLRKALGLAFVLFFPGYVFITALFPEKKELDNLERLALSFGLSIAIVPLIGLGLNYTPWGIRLKPILVSLTAFNVAFALIAIYRRRNAIYPWVPRITLEKIKEELGWEQSSRLDKALTVVLIIAIMTSIGTLAYVVTHSKPGEAFTEFYILGPEGKAADYPTELFIGENATVIIGIVNHEHRNVTYYVQTWLVNLTWDNTTNTTIIHEMYPMPGWFNVTLPHVPVDIEGNWTPQFETNYTFSINRPGKWQLWFLLFKDEPPELPPAPPDGNYAETEAKNLILDAINGTTQSLKLNIQVLE; encoded by the coding sequence ATGGACTGGAGAGACTACTGGGACCTGATAACGATCATCGCGCTCTCGCTCATCCTTGACTTCCTCATCGCTTTCTACCCCGACAGCCTGCTTAGGAAGGCCCTCGGGCTGGCCTTCGTGCTCTTCTTCCCGGGCTACGTCTTCATAACCGCCCTTTTCCCCGAGAAAAAAGAACTCGACAACCTTGAGAGGCTCGCGCTGAGCTTCGGCCTGAGCATAGCCATCGTCCCCCTCATAGGCCTCGGCCTCAACTACACGCCCTGGGGCATAAGGCTCAAGCCAATCCTCGTCAGCCTGACGGCCTTCAACGTAGCCTTCGCGCTCATAGCCATCTACCGCAGGAGGAACGCAATCTACCCCTGGGTTCCCAGGATAACGCTCGAAAAGATAAAGGAGGAGCTTGGGTGGGAGCAGTCCAGCAGGCTCGACAAGGCCCTGACGGTAGTCCTTATAATCGCGATAATGACCTCCATTGGTACCCTCGCCTACGTGGTGACACATTCCAAGCCCGGCGAGGCCTTCACAGAGTTCTACATCCTCGGGCCCGAGGGAAAGGCCGCTGATTACCCAACCGAGCTGTTCATCGGAGAAAACGCCACAGTAATAATCGGCATCGTCAACCACGAACACAGGAACGTGACATACTACGTCCAGACCTGGCTCGTAAACCTGACCTGGGACAACACTACAAACACCACCATAATCCACGAGATGTACCCGATGCCCGGCTGGTTCAACGTGACTCTGCCTCACGTTCCAGTGGACATTGAAGGCAACTGGACGCCCCAGTTCGAGACGAACTACACCTTCAGCATAAACAGACCCGGAAAGTGGCAACTATGGTTCCTCCTCTTCAAAGACGAACCGCCAGAACTCCCACCGGCACCACCAGACGGAAACTACGCCGAGACAGAGGCCAAGAACCTAATACTGGACGCCATAAACGGAACCACCCAAAGTCTTAAACTGAATATACAGGTGCTTGAGTGA